One window from the genome of Halostella litorea encodes:
- a CDS encoding DUF7519 family protein codes for MSLNPFVGPERAANGDATPPRTSRLLVTAVVGAGVLFVGSRTAVLEQVVDSAVAALVVAVALSLLNEDDPEPLAVGALLLVPAGAMLVGDLVAMASGPPVRALRAVALLVAVTGLAALWTGVVGNRSLATAVSRFGYALLPLSLAALMAMASKLGSVETAAVGGPVVGALWGELVAPTGRTLRVGDFLLLLAAASYAARAALARLPLVELAPERATDRRAEQVRRARVHLQRTYLVVAPLGVLVGGLTLLGTVPSGGPVGAVLGALDGIATAGALRWLLVVVAAVGAVAAAAAEAVLRVRDAAAADVTPRAVPFAAGVAVVLAVSVFTAPVITRVRARTPVAMAPVLEELIAVAGRGSVALLAVAGSAILFTALAGGVVLLARLGFLTDRVAPVSLASGGLFVGALITGIIGDGPLALYIGVAAATVAWDAGEFGVGVAEELGRKAWSRQGELVHAVASVAVAAAGVAGALALEGTMRRPVPEGSLVAVGAAAAFVGTVLLLSRVQS; via the coding sequence ATGAGCCTGAACCCCTTCGTCGGCCCGGAGCGGGCGGCAAACGGCGACGCGACGCCGCCGCGGACGAGCCGCCTCCTCGTCACCGCCGTCGTCGGCGCCGGCGTCCTGTTCGTCGGCTCCCGGACGGCGGTCCTGGAGCAGGTGGTGGACAGCGCGGTGGCGGCGCTCGTCGTCGCGGTCGCGCTGTCGCTGTTGAACGAGGACGACCCCGAACCGCTCGCGGTCGGCGCGTTGCTGCTGGTCCCGGCCGGCGCGATGCTGGTCGGCGACCTGGTCGCCATGGCGAGCGGCCCGCCGGTGCGGGCCCTGCGCGCGGTCGCGCTGCTGGTCGCCGTCACCGGCCTCGCCGCGCTGTGGACCGGCGTCGTCGGGAACCGGTCGCTCGCGACCGCCGTCTCCCGCTTTGGCTACGCGCTCCTCCCGCTGTCGCTGGCCGCGCTCATGGCGATGGCCTCGAAGCTCGGCTCGGTCGAGACGGCGGCCGTCGGCGGGCCGGTCGTCGGCGCGCTGTGGGGCGAACTGGTCGCCCCCACGGGCCGGACGCTGCGGGTCGGCGACTTCCTCCTGTTGCTGGCCGCCGCGAGCTACGCCGCGCGGGCGGCGCTCGCGCGGCTGCCGCTCGTCGAACTCGCGCCCGAGCGGGCGACCGACCGGCGCGCGGAGCAGGTCCGGCGGGCGCGGGTCCACCTCCAGCGGACGTACCTCGTCGTCGCGCCCCTCGGCGTCCTGGTCGGCGGCCTGACGCTGCTCGGGACCGTCCCGTCCGGCGGCCCCGTCGGCGCGGTGCTCGGGGCGCTTGACGGGATAGCGACCGCCGGGGCGCTCCGCTGGCTGCTCGTCGTCGTGGCGGCCGTCGGGGCCGTCGCCGCCGCGGCGGCCGAGGCGGTCCTCCGCGTCCGGGACGCCGCGGCGGCCGACGTCACGCCCCGCGCCGTCCCCTTCGCGGCCGGCGTGGCGGTCGTCCTCGCCGTCTCCGTGTTCACCGCGCCGGTGATAACGCGGGTCCGCGCCCGGACGCCGGTCGCGATGGCGCCGGTGCTGGAGGAACTGATCGCCGTCGCGGGCCGGGGCTCCGTGGCCCTGCTCGCGGTCGCCGGCAGCGCGATCCTCTTTACCGCGCTGGCCGGCGGCGTCGTCCTGCTCGCCCGCCTCGGCTTCCTGACGGACCGCGTCGCGCCGGTGTCGCTCGCCAGCGGCGGGCTGTTCGTCGGCGCGCTCATCACGGGGATCATCGGCGACGGGCCGCTTGCGCTGTACATCGGCGTGGCCGCCGCGACCGTCGCCTGGGACGCCGGGGAGTTCGGCGTCGGCGTCGCCGAGGAACTGGGCCGGAAGGCGTGGAGCCGGCAGGGCGAACTCGTCCACGCGGTGGCGAGCGTCGCCGTCGCGGCCGCCGGCGTCGCCGGGGCGCTCGCGCTGGAGGGGACCATGCGCCGGCCGGTCCCCGAGGGGTCGCTGGTCGCGGTCGGCGCGGCGGCGGCGTTCGTCGGGACGGTGCTGTTGCTGTCCCGGGTCCAGTCGTAG
- a CDS encoding DUF58 domain-containing protein, with amino-acid sequence MASVRRFGGAVAGSAALASAGVASGQQPLLAAAVVPLAFVLVGALSGTPAAAGSVRVDRSIRPASPMPGETVTVTLTVTNATDRALPDVRIVDGVPDAVTVFAGSPRAAVALRAGESATVSYSLVARRGEYAFDPPRVRLRNASATRYDTAAVEAGGDARLSCEVGVDEVPLHEQTTGFTGQLPTDTGGSGVEFYGTREYRTGDPPSRIDWRQLAKSGSLTTVDYRRQQAARTVVLVDARDACDVAPAEGYPTGVDLGVYAAARLVGTLANADHQVGVAAVEDAPAGETVAWVEPSSGPELRARAERLFSEVLASPAGDRGVADGSGAGNDAVADLRRRLSGSTQLIVVSPFLDAYPPEAVRTLAAHGHELTVVSPDVAGDGSTGKRIVALERRTRLAGVRDAGVPVVDWHPDEPLTLALADALEAVR; translated from the coding sequence ATGGCGTCGGTGCGGCGGTTCGGCGGCGCGGTCGCCGGGAGCGCGGCGCTGGCGTCGGCCGGCGTCGCGAGCGGCCAGCAGCCGCTGCTGGCGGCCGCCGTCGTCCCGCTCGCGTTCGTCCTCGTCGGGGCGCTGTCGGGGACGCCCGCCGCGGCGGGGAGCGTCCGGGTCGACCGGTCGATCCGGCCGGCGTCGCCGATGCCGGGCGAGACGGTCACCGTGACGCTGACCGTGACGAACGCGACCGACCGGGCGCTGCCGGACGTGCGCATCGTCGACGGCGTCCCCGACGCTGTCACCGTCTTCGCGGGGTCGCCGCGCGCGGCGGTCGCGCTCCGGGCCGGCGAGTCGGCGACCGTATCGTACTCGCTGGTCGCGCGCCGCGGCGAGTACGCCTTCGACCCGCCGCGGGTCAGGCTCCGGAACGCGAGCGCCACGCGGTACGACACCGCCGCGGTCGAGGCCGGCGGCGACGCCCGCCTCTCCTGTGAGGTCGGCGTCGACGAGGTGCCGCTCCACGAGCAGACGACGGGGTTCACCGGCCAGCTTCCGACGGACACCGGCGGCTCCGGCGTCGAGTTCTACGGCACGCGGGAGTACCGGACCGGCGACCCGCCGAGCCGGATCGACTGGCGGCAACTGGCCAAGAGCGGCTCGCTGACGACCGTGGACTACCGGCGACAGCAGGCCGCCCGGACCGTCGTTCTGGTCGACGCCCGCGACGCCTGCGACGTCGCGCCGGCCGAGGGGTATCCCACCGGCGTGGACCTGGGCGTGTACGCCGCCGCGCGGCTGGTCGGCACGCTGGCGAACGCCGACCACCAGGTCGGGGTCGCCGCCGTCGAGGACGCGCCGGCCGGCGAGACGGTCGCCTGGGTCGAGCCGTCGAGCGGGCCGGAGCTACGGGCGCGGGCCGAGCGGCTGTTCTCGGAGGTGCTCGCGTCGCCGGCAGGCGACCGGGGCGTCGCGGACGGTAGCGGGGCCGGAAACGACGCGGTCGCCGACCTCCGCCGCCGCCTCTCCGGGTCGACGCAACTGATCGTCGTCAGCCCGTTCCTCGACGCCTACCCGCCGGAGGCGGTGCGGACGCTCGCGGCCCATGGCCACGAACTGACCGTCGTCTCGCCGGACGTGGCCGGCGACGGGTCGACCGGCAAGCGGATCGTCGCGCTCGAACGCCGGACCCGGCTGGCCGGGGTGCGGGACGCCGGCGTACCGGTCGTCGACTGGCACCCGGACGAGCCGCTGACGCTGGCGCTGGCCGACGCGCTGGAGGCGGTGCGATGA
- a CDS encoding DUF7269 family protein, whose translation MNRWGRRLVVAVGATTLAAGVALAYAPDLLPAGVRTAAREAAASTGSTRIAAAVAAFGLLAVLWSVRSSGEPGRSEPIVAAPPEDPTTDDDVAGEAFDAAVERVGERELSAWGRGPDPAATLYETALVVLNRSRPDADAEALVAAGTWTDDRVAAGFLGDERATAWTFGERLRLWLAPERETRRRAARTVDALRRELDRHERRWHGGGADGRPQAGGDPQPRREDGPRRGEGVSR comes from the coding sequence ATGAACCGCTGGGGTCGCCGGCTCGTCGTCGCCGTCGGAGCGACGACGCTGGCGGCGGGGGTCGCACTCGCCTACGCGCCCGACCTGCTGCCAGCGGGGGTCCGGACGGCCGCCCGCGAGGCGGCCGCCTCGACCGGCTCGACCCGGATCGCAGCTGCCGTCGCGGCGTTCGGCCTGCTGGCCGTGCTGTGGAGCGTCCGCTCGTCGGGCGAGCCCGGCCGGAGCGAGCCCATCGTCGCCGCGCCCCCCGAGGACCCGACGACGGACGACGACGTCGCGGGCGAGGCGTTCGACGCCGCCGTCGAGCGCGTCGGCGAGCGGGAGCTGTCGGCGTGGGGCCGCGGCCCCGACCCCGCCGCGACCCTGTACGAGACGGCGCTCGTGGTGCTGAACCGGAGCCGCCCGGACGCGGACGCCGAGGCGCTGGTCGCCGCCGGGACGTGGACGGACGACCGCGTCGCGGCCGGGTTCCTCGGCGACGAGCGCGCGACGGCGTGGACGTTCGGCGAGCGCCTCCGCCTCTGGCTCGCCCCCGAGCGGGAGACCCGCCGGCGTGCGGCCCGGACGGTCGACGCGCTCCGCCGGGAACTCGACCGCCACGAGCGCCGCTGGCACGGCGGGGGAGCGGACGGCCGACCGCAGGCGGGCGGCGACCCGCAGCCCCGGCGGGAGGACGGCCCGCGTCGCGGCGAGGGGGTGTCCCGCTGA
- a CDS encoding transglutaminase domain-containing protein, with protein MAGPPPDDRQDASNSPPNDGRDPLTAALAVACVVGLVAAGTVVPALAAPLSGDSFNESLFDQSGGDGGGPSTPSGGVPGGTGAASAGLGALNPGDSTSVGGSLGGASLRNQSAETHFYVESDQPAYWRTGAYDMYTGEGWAVGQGEFFDAARSNRGGYRLEQTVELERPATALPAAWRPIDIDTDARVSVQRYGIAADEPLAAGSEYTVTSYRRNPDPELLRRTGTPTGSEQLERYTRMPDSTPDRVGEFTSELTANDATAYDKAATIERWLEENKDYSLDASHDTSGDVADQFIFEMDEGYCEYYATAMTAMLRTQDIPARYVVGYSQGQPVDENRYEVRGMNAHAWVEVYFEDVGWVKFDPTPAADRQTVQQQAVENRTGDGEDYPHEVQTSPGETYDPSNGTLTNAEPPYSIDLGDDPAPGRDVTVSVTKAGRPVEGVVVSFNGEPVGRTDSAGQVVGTVPYTDSLNVTVRPVEVATRESGPAGLTVTDSAALAGAGERSGGFAFGAPPAQEAPADGNGTRTYDVDTTVSVRVAGTPTPGATVDLLVRAGGEPFRNATVRIDGETVGRTDEAGTFTTTLRGEAGDEVTVAVERGDVAGERTISLGELDASVDGLAVAGRNATVVVTVGDDPVSNATVAINGETVGRTDGDGELSVPLPLANSATVTASVDGRTTETALDGLLLPVAAAGVALVAALSGAVALARRRGVTVDDVAARLRWVAGGFVAVLVALGDGLDGLARLVQRAVERFDGFRRLRAALAGLTLGGVVARLRALVRQLLGRVGIGGGPRPEPTDRTEVVERATAPEDVSEERRSLRALWRRFVGLVSPGDNRTRTPGDVARAAVRKGFPDEPVYRLTNAFRRAEYGEDRPDEERLSAARRALDALRNRGEDR; from the coding sequence ATGGCCGGACCACCCCCCGACGACCGACAGGATGCGTCGAACAGCCCTCCGAACGACGGCCGCGACCCGCTGACGGCGGCGCTCGCCGTCGCCTGTGTCGTCGGCCTGGTCGCGGCCGGCACGGTCGTGCCGGCGCTCGCCGCGCCCCTGAGCGGCGACAGCTTCAACGAGTCGCTGTTCGACCAGTCCGGCGGCGACGGCGGCGGGCCGTCGACCCCGTCCGGCGGCGTGCCCGGGGGCACCGGCGCGGCGTCGGCAGGGCTCGGCGCGCTGAACCCCGGCGACAGCACGAGCGTCGGCGGCTCGCTCGGCGGCGCGTCGCTGCGCAACCAGTCCGCCGAGACGCACTTCTACGTCGAGAGCGACCAGCCGGCGTACTGGCGCACCGGGGCGTACGACATGTACACGGGCGAGGGCTGGGCGGTCGGCCAGGGCGAGTTCTTCGACGCGGCGCGGTCGAACCGCGGCGGCTACCGCCTGGAGCAGACGGTCGAACTCGAACGGCCGGCCACCGCGCTGCCGGCGGCGTGGCGGCCGATCGACATCGACACGGACGCGCGGGTGTCGGTCCAGCGGTACGGCATCGCCGCCGACGAGCCGCTCGCGGCGGGGAGCGAGTACACGGTGACGAGCTACCGGCGGAACCCCGACCCCGAACTGCTCCGGCGTACGGGGACGCCGACCGGCTCCGAGCAGCTCGAACGGTACACCCGCATGCCCGACTCGACGCCGGACCGCGTGGGGGAGTTCACGTCGGAGCTGACCGCGAACGACGCGACGGCCTACGACAAGGCCGCGACGATAGAGCGGTGGCTGGAGGAGAACAAGGACTACTCGCTCGACGCGTCCCACGACACGAGCGGCGACGTGGCCGACCAGTTCATCTTCGAGATGGATGAGGGGTACTGCGAGTACTACGCGACGGCGATGACGGCGATGCTGCGGACACAGGACATCCCCGCGCGCTACGTCGTCGGCTACAGCCAGGGCCAGCCAGTCGACGAGAACCGCTACGAGGTGCGGGGGATGAACGCCCACGCCTGGGTCGAGGTGTACTTCGAGGACGTCGGCTGGGTGAAGTTCGACCCGACGCCCGCGGCGGACCGCCAGACCGTCCAGCAGCAGGCCGTCGAGAACCGGACCGGCGACGGCGAGGACTACCCCCACGAGGTGCAGACGAGCCCCGGCGAGACGTACGACCCGAGCAACGGGACCCTCACGAACGCTGAACCGCCGTACTCGATCGACCTCGGTGACGACCCCGCGCCCGGACGGGACGTGACGGTGTCGGTGACGAAGGCGGGCCGACCCGTCGAGGGCGTGGTCGTCTCGTTCAACGGTGAACCCGTCGGCAGAACGGACTCGGCGGGCCAGGTGGTCGGGACGGTGCCGTACACGGACAGCCTCAACGTCACCGTCCGCCCCGTCGAGGTGGCGACGCGGGAGAGCGGGCCGGCCGGTCTCACGGTGACCGACAGCGCCGCGCTCGCCGGCGCGGGCGAGCGGTCCGGCGGCTTCGCCTTCGGCGCACCGCCGGCACAGGAAGCGCCGGCCGACGGCAACGGCACCCGGACGTACGACGTGGACACGACCGTCTCGGTCCGTGTGGCCGGGACGCCGACGCCGGGGGCGACCGTCGACCTGCTCGTCCGGGCCGGCGGGGAGCCGTTCCGGAACGCGACGGTGCGGATCGACGGGGAGACGGTCGGCCGGACGGACGAGGCGGGGACGTTCACGACCACGCTCCGCGGCGAGGCCGGCGACGAGGTGACCGTCGCCGTCGAGCGGGGCGACGTGGCCGGCGAGCGGACGATATCGCTCGGCGAACTCGACGCGAGCGTCGACGGGCTGGCGGTGGCGGGCCGGAACGCCACCGTCGTCGTCACCGTCGGCGACGACCCCGTGTCCAACGCCACGGTGGCGATAAACGGCGAGACGGTCGGGCGGACCGACGGCGACGGGGAGCTGTCGGTGCCGCTCCCGCTCGCGAACTCGGCGACGGTGACGGCGTCGGTCGACGGGCGGACGACCGAAACCGCGCTCGACGGCCTCCTGTTGCCGGTCGCGGCGGCGGGCGTCGCCCTCGTCGCGGCGCTTTCGGGGGCCGTCGCGCTCGCGCGCCGCCGCGGAGTGACCGTCGACGACGTGGCGGCGCGGCTGCGCTGGGTCGCCGGCGGGTTCGTCGCCGTCCTCGTCGCGCTCGGCGACGGGCTCGACGGGCTGGCGCGGCTGGTCCAGCGGGCGGTGGAGCGGTTCGACGGGTTCCGGCGGCTCCGGGCGGCGCTGGCGGGGCTGACGCTGGGCGGCGTCGTCGCCCGGCTGCGGGCCCTCGTCCGGCAGCTGCTCGGGCGGGTCGGCATCGGCGGCGGCCCGCGGCCCGAGCCGACCGACCGAACGGAGGTCGTCGAGCGCGCGACTGCGCCCGAGGACGTGAGCGAGGAGCGCCGCTCGCTCCGGGCGCTCTGGCGTCGGTTCGTTGGCCTCGTCTCGCCGGGCGACAACCGGACGCGGACGCCGGGCGACGTGGCCCGGGCGGCGGTGCGGAAGGGGTTCCCGGACGAGCCGGTGTACCGGCTGACGAACGCGTTCCGGCGCGCGGAGTACGGCGAGGACCGCCCGGACGAGGAGCGGCTGTCGGCTGCCCGCCGCGCGCTCGACGCGCTCCGGAACCGGGGCGAGGACCGATGA
- a CDS encoding outer membrane protein assembly factor BamB family protein: MERDTTDGRTRRRVLETTGALALGGVAGCLGGGGDGSDGANGGSVADLTTVETVGGSGRSASYAGSWAGSSAPSEAWRFQAGGNPGFTAGMMGPAVDDDRGQVYVTYRVQDESKVAALDAGTGEKAWEATVGRESSTRSYADPGYVTLAGDAVLVTYQSQVSAFEAAGGEHRWTTDVWDLRSNYRLGKALAVGGTAVVWYRSALVGLDLASGDEVWRNEDTWLRRHAVDDEYVYTTSKYSEEGAFSLLAHDPGDGNVAREIGVEADDNVFEFTPAGVVGDTCFVHANVTGSSDSVLYAVSLADRTATGTGTIADMAYDETAVFADGETAYAYGTNDGTEIRAYDGTSMERTGSVGVGGTTVPRQSDGASRHAVTDDAVLFGHGKTLKAWSRDLGSGGWELTPSDVVVGTVVPAGGMLFVVTRSADQYGGSGSPASLVAYE, translated from the coding sequence ATGGAACGCGATACGACGGACGGCCGGACGCGACGCCGGGTGCTGGAAACGACCGGGGCGCTGGCCCTCGGCGGGGTCGCGGGCTGTCTCGGCGGCGGTGGCGACGGATCGGACGGGGCAAACGGCGGCAGCGTGGCCGACCTGACGACGGTCGAAACCGTCGGCGGGTCGGGACGGAGCGCCAGCTATGCGGGGTCGTGGGCCGGTTCGTCCGCGCCGTCCGAAGCGTGGCGGTTCCAGGCCGGCGGGAACCCCGGCTTCACCGCCGGCATGATGGGGCCGGCCGTCGACGACGACCGCGGGCAGGTGTACGTCACCTACCGGGTGCAGGATGAGTCGAAAGTGGCGGCGCTGGACGCCGGAACCGGGGAGAAAGCCTGGGAGGCGACCGTCGGACGGGAGTCGAGCACGAGGAGTTACGCCGACCCGGGCTACGTCACGCTCGCCGGCGACGCGGTGCTCGTCACGTACCAGTCGCAGGTGTCGGCGTTCGAGGCGGCCGGCGGCGAGCACCGCTGGACGACCGACGTGTGGGACCTCCGTAGCAATTACAGGCTCGGGAAGGCCCTCGCGGTCGGCGGCACCGCCGTCGTCTGGTACCGATCCGCGCTCGTCGGCCTCGACCTCGCCAGCGGCGACGAGGTCTGGCGCAACGAGGACACGTGGCTCCGACGACACGCGGTCGACGACGAGTACGTGTACACGACGTCCAAATACTCGGAGGAGGGTGCGTTCTCCCTCCTCGCACACGACCCGGGCGACGGGAACGTCGCACGCGAGATCGGCGTCGAAGCCGACGATAACGTGTTCGAATTCACGCCGGCCGGCGTGGTCGGCGACACCTGCTTTGTCCACGCGAACGTGACCGGTTCGTCGGACAGCGTACTGTATGCCGTGTCGTTGGCCGACCGGACGGCCACCGGAACGGGGACGATAGCGGACATGGCGTACGACGAAACCGCGGTCTTCGCCGACGGCGAGACCGCCTACGCGTACGGAACGAACGACGGCACCGAGATCCGCGCCTACGACGGGACGAGCATGGAGCGGACCGGGAGCGTCGGCGTCGGCGGCACGACCGTCCCCCGGCAGTCCGACGGCGCGTCGCGACACGCCGTCACCGACGACGCCGTGCTGTTCGGCCACGGGAAGACGCTCAAGGCCTGGAGCAGGGACCTCGGGTCCGGGGGCTGGGAACTGACGCCGTCCGACGTCGTCGTCGGGACGGTCGTCCCCGCCGGCGGGATGCTGTTCGTCGTGACCCGTTCGGCCGACCAGTACGGCGGCTCCGGGAGCCCCGCGTCGCTCGTCGCCTACGAGTGA
- a CDS encoding cellulase family glycosylhydrolase: MTRDGDDAPGDRRRFLAALAAAGVPAVAGCNRTGGESTEAATDEPTDSATGTATPTDTAEPTEPGPSAGIADLSVTPTPVGQYRTGTVAVTVANDGAEPFDGLVAVEFEDEFVDSTAVDLPAGERAEATVEFERGRVGGNPVTASLRDEGETLDSATAAVEVAPYPEHDVGVDGTDLVCGDGVVRFGGSSLANAFSPDRGTDLETAFDTIAERGVMSVRVFGFAPSWARIDSMHGPESYNDAWFEYFDHVVAAAKRRDIRLFVPLINGNPAYGPIGEENLSVNVPQFVRWADDAETRSDFFDSDECMAMFEGWVERLLTHENHLTGVEYRNDPTIAMWELGNEIQMSPPRVGESIRPWIEAAGAFVKDLDDRTLLTTGSYGHQGRNAFVDEASADPIDVVSIHYYPGPSHKDLPEEEVVPTLESTIETVREELGKPLYVGEYNWGVQPEDSAPYGERAEWVARLQGVMERDDVAATNFWTVAVEERPTSYHKHSTVYAPAESTTLDVIESHVRRMRAASPSSCVGAED, from the coding sequence ATGACACGCGACGGTGACGACGCACCCGGCGACCGTCGGCGGTTCCTCGCGGCGCTGGCCGCGGCGGGCGTGCCGGCGGTCGCCGGGTGTAACCGGACCGGCGGGGAGTCGACGGAGGCGGCCACCGACGAACCGACGGACTCGGCCACGGGAACGGCGACGCCGACCGACACGGCCGAACCGACCGAACCGGGGCCGTCCGCCGGGATCGCGGACCTGTCCGTGACGCCGACGCCCGTCGGGCAGTACCGGACCGGCACGGTCGCCGTGACGGTGGCGAACGACGGCGCGGAGCCGTTCGACGGGCTGGTCGCCGTGGAGTTCGAGGACGAGTTCGTGGACTCGACGGCGGTCGACCTGCCGGCCGGCGAACGCGCGGAGGCGACCGTCGAGTTCGAGCGCGGGCGGGTCGGGGGGAACCCGGTGACGGCCTCCCTGCGGGACGAGGGGGAGACGCTCGACAGCGCGACGGCGGCGGTCGAAGTCGCCCCGTACCCGGAACACGACGTTGGCGTCGACGGCACCGACCTGGTCTGTGGTGACGGCGTGGTCCGCTTCGGCGGGTCGTCGCTGGCGAACGCGTTCTCGCCGGACCGGGGCACGGACCTGGAGACGGCGTTCGACACCATCGCCGAGCGCGGCGTCATGAGCGTCCGCGTCTTCGGGTTCGCGCCGTCGTGGGCGCGGATCGACAGCATGCACGGGCCGGAGTCGTACAACGACGCGTGGTTCGAGTACTTCGACCACGTCGTCGCCGCGGCCAAGCGCCGCGACATCCGGCTGTTCGTGCCGCTCATCAACGGCAACCCGGCGTACGGGCCCATCGGCGAGGAGAACCTGAGCGTCAACGTCCCGCAGTTCGTGCGGTGGGCCGACGACGCGGAGACGCGCAGCGACTTCTTCGACAGCGACGAGTGCATGGCGATGTTCGAGGGCTGGGTCGAGCGACTGCTCACCCACGAGAACCACCTCACCGGCGTCGAGTACCGGAACGACCCCACCATCGCGATGTGGGAACTGGGCAACGAGATACAGATGTCGCCGCCGCGGGTCGGCGAGTCGATCCGGCCGTGGATCGAGGCGGCGGGCGCGTTCGTGAAGGACCTGGACGACCGGACGCTGCTCACCACGGGGTCGTACGGCCACCAGGGCCGGAACGCGTTCGTCGACGAGGCGAGCGCCGACCCCATCGACGTGGTGTCGATCCACTACTACCCCGGCCCGAGCCACAAAGACCTCCCGGAAGAGGAGGTGGTTCCGACGCTCGAATCGACGATCGAGACGGTCCGCGAGGAGTTAGGAAAGCCGCTGTACGTCGGCGAGTACAACTGGGGCGTCCAGCCCGAGGACTCGGCCCCTTACGGGGAACGCGCGGAGTGGGTCGCCCGCCTGCAGGGCGTCATGGAGAGGGACGACGTCGCCGCCACGAACTTCTGGACGGTCGCCGTCGAGGAGCGCCCCACGAGCTACCACAAGCACTCGACGGTGTACGCCCCGGCGGAATCGACGACGCTCGACGTCATCGAGTCCCACGTCCGCCGGATGCGCGCGGCATCGCCGTCGTCGTGCGTCGGGGCGGAGGACTGA